Proteins encoded by one window of Monoglobus pectinilyticus:
- a CDS encoding DUF2634 domain-containing protein yields the protein MLPVISIPREKIVDTKVVIYPSMTYGIDLKNKCIIGTIDGVEALKQSIYLILATQRYRYPIYNWDYGTDIDPLYGMRKDFVIPELQNRIHEALLQDDRITDVNTFKINHIGSGKYEVSFLVQSKITDTLEINEVIEI from the coding sequence ATGCTACCCGTTATTTCTATCCCAAGAGAAAAGATAGTTGATACTAAAGTCGTTATATATCCCTCAATGACATATGGTATAGACTTAAAGAACAAGTGTATTATTGGGACAATTGACGGTGTGGAAGCATTGAAGCAGTCTATATATTTAATTCTTGCGACACAAAGGTACCGTTATCCAATATATAATTGGGATTATGGCACCGATATAGACCCTTTGTACGGTATGAGAAAAGACTTTGTTATACCTGAGCTTCAAAACCGTATACATGAAGCATTGTTGCAAGATGACAGAATAACTGATGTTAATACCTTCAAAATAAATCATATAGGCAGCGGTAAATATGAAGTAAGTTTTTTGGTGCAAAGCAAAATAACTGATACTCTCGAAATAAATGAGGTGATAGAAATATGA
- a CDS encoding DUF2577 domain-containing protein: MIDMTEFTRAVKRVAVQAVKETVPANAVFGTVVSTEPLQIDVGYEKPIYGELLILPSSFRKNTYTTTSGGNPSHTHTIEIDNSLKMGDKVALLKMQGGQRHIVLGVV; encoded by the coding sequence ATGATTGATATGACAGAATTTACACGGGCGGTAAAGCGTGTTGCAGTACAAGCGGTTAAGGAAACCGTTCCGGCTAATGCTGTATTTGGAACGGTTGTATCCACTGAACCGTTGCAGATTGATGTAGGATACGAAAAACCAATTTATGGGGAACTATTGATATTACCATCAAGTTTTAGAAAAAATACTTATACTACGACCAGCGGGGGAAACCCGTCTCATACACACACGATTGAAATTGATAATAGCTTAAAAATGGGGGATAAGGTAGCGTTACTTAAAATGCAAGGCGGACAAAGACATATTGTATTGGGGGTGGTCTAA